GCCCACCGCGCCGACGTTTCACGGCGCTTATACCGTCCCCGTGACGAGTAAGGAGTATGGCAAACGACGAGCTCATCGCGGCGCTACGAGACGCCGACGCGGTCCAGTACGGCGAGTTCGAGCTCTCCCACGGTGGGACGAGCGAGTACTACGTCGACAAGTATCTCTTCGAGACCGACCCGCACTGTCTGGAGTTGATCGCCGAGGCGTTCGCGGAACGGATCGGCGACGAGAAACTGGCGGGGGTCGCACTCGGTGCCGTCCCGCTGGTGGCAGTCACCAGTGTCGAGACTGGCCAGCCCTACGTGATCGCTCGCAAACAAAAAAAGGAGTACGGGACGGGGAACCTGATCGAGGGGCGTCTCGACGACGGCGAAGAGGTGGTCGTGCTCGAAGATATCGCGACGACCGGTCAGAGCGCCGTCGACGCCGTCGAGGCGCTGCGCGAGGCGGGTGCGACGGTCGACCGTGTGGTAGTCGTCGTCGACAGAAACGAGGGGGGTCGCGAGAATCTCGCCGAAATCGACGTCGAACTCGAATCGCTTGTGACGGCCGAGGAGCTGCTGGCAGACGCCTGAAGTGGGCCGCACTCGCCTCTTCGCCTCGCTGTGCGGGCTCGTCTTTCTGGTCAATCTCGCACGGATCATCTTCGCGCCGTTGCTCGACGTCTTCATCGCCGAGTTCGCCATCGGCGAGGCGACCGCCGGACTGATCGTCACGCTGGCGTGGGTCGGCAGTGCCTCGCTTCGCCTGCCGACGGGCTGGCTGTTGACGAAGGTCCCTCGCCACCACCTCGTGCTGGTGTCGGGGACGATCCTCGCGGGCTCGTCGGCGGTCGCCGCGACGGCGACGACGGTACCCCATCTGATGCTTGGGACCTTCCTCATGGGAATCGCTTCGGGCGTTTACTTCGTCTCGGCGAATCCGCTGGTGAGCGAGCTCTTCCCCGACCGCGTGGGCCGCGTGATGGGTGTCCACGGCGCAGCCAGTCAGGTCGCCGCGGTCGTCGCGGCCCCCCTGGTTGCGCTGACGCTGTTCGTGAACTGGCAGCTCTCACTGTGGCTGATCGCCGTCGCCGCGGCACTCGTCACCGTGTACATCTTCGTCGTCGCACGGGAGACTGAGCTGCCGGATGCGGGGCGACACGATAGCAACCTGCTCGCCAGCGCGCTCTCGGAGTGGCGACTCATCGGGACGGCGCTGGCGATCGCGGGCATCACCGTGTTCATCTGGCAGGGCGTGTTCAATTTCTACGAACTCTATATGCAGTCGAAAGGGCTCTCCCGGGGCATGTCGAGTACGATGCTCACACTCGTCTTTGCCGCCGGAATCCCCGCGTTCTTCGTCGGCGGCGATCTCGCCGACCGGCTCCCGAAAGTGCCCTATCTGCTGGGCATTGTCGGGACGTTTGCCGCCGGGCTCTACGCGCTGACGGCCGCCGAGAGCCTCTGGGCACTGATTACCCTCACCGTCATCGTCGGCTTCGTCATCCACGCACTGTTCCCTGCAGTCGACACCTACGTCCTCGGAACGCTCCCCGACGAGACCCGCGGGAGCGCCTATGCTGTCTTCAGTTCTATCTGGATGCTCAGCCAGTCGCTGGGCTCGTACGTCCTTGGCGTCTTCATCGAGGGAGGATACACCTACGACGAGGTGTTCGCCGCCAGCGCGGTCGTTCTGGGTGCGAGCGTGGTCGTGCTGTTCATCGTCGACCGGACCGGTCGGCTTCCGGGCTGACGAGATCGGCCGTGTTACGGACTCAGGATCGATATTCTCCTTTACTTCGAATACTGTAGTAATATGCTACAATTATTGAAGTAAGTGGCTGAAGTGGGCGGACTACCCGCTTCGAGCGTTTTCGATCAGCGCCTGCACGTCGACGCGCTCGCCGCGTTCGGCCGACATGGCTGCCGCCTCGGTGAGCGCAATGGCCCGCAGGCCGTGCTCGGGCGGCACCGCAACCGCTGTATCGTCACGGATCGCATCGAGCAGGTTCTCCAGTTTTGCCTCGGTCAGCGAGACGAAATCCGTCTCGCCCTCGACCGGAATCGAGGCCGGTTCCTCGCCCGGTTCTGTGCGTGCCACGCCGCTCTCGCCCTGCGAGACTCTCCCGTCGGTACCATAGATATCCAGCGAGTCACCGACATCCGGCGTCGTCGGGCCATTACCCACGAGCGCGGCGCTCGCGGTCACTCGCCCGTCCTCGCGCTCTAGCTCCACGGAGAGCGCGCTGTTGATGTCGACGCCAGTCCCGGACTCGTCGATCGTCGCGCTCACCGAGACCGGCTCGGCGTCGAGTACCCACAGCAGGACGTCGAGCAGGTGCGAGCCCGAATCGTAGAGGAAGCCCCCACCCGAGAGGTCAGGGTCGCCGCGCCACGTCTTCGCGTAGTCGACCCAGTCCTGTTCGAGGTGGCAGTCCACGAAGTGTGGCTCGCCGATCACCCCCGACTCGACGCACTCGCGGAGTTCGCGAAAGCGCGGATCGAAGTGGCGCTGGTAGCCCACCTGCACCAGCTGATCGGACGCCGCGGCGGCGTCGACGAGCGCCACGGCGTCCTCGACGGTCGTCGTCATCGGCTTCTCGACGTGGACGTGCGCGCCGGCGTCGAGCGCCTGCAGGACCTGCTCGCGGTGGACCGAGTGGATCGAGGCGACGTTCACGATCTCGGGGGTGTGCTCGTTGAGTAGTTCGTCGGTCGTCTCGTACGCCGGGGCGTCGAACTCGCTTGCGAACGTCTTTCGGGCTTCCCCGGACGGGTCGGCACCAGCAATCACGTCGACGCCGTCCATGTCCGCGAATAACTGGAGTTCTAGCTGACCGAGACCGCCGAGTCCGAAGCCCGCGACAGTGAGTGTCATAGTTTGGGGTTGTCGCCGCGCCGACTAATCTCTGTGGCATGATACGGACTGACGAAAACTGTTATACATTTCCCACTCAAAGTGGGACTATGGTGCAGGTCGACTCGAAAGGGCGGATCGTCCTTCCAAAAAAGCTCCGCGAGCGGCTCGGTATCGTGCCCGGTACGGAGGTCGACATCCGCGAGGAGAACGGGAAAGCGGTCGTCGAACCGGAACCCGAGCCCGAACAGGTCATCGACCGAATGGAGCGACTCGTTGGAGAGACCGGTGCGGAAAGCGACCTGAAGCCGCTTGACGATGTGGCCCCGAGCGCCCGTCGGCACCGGGAGGCGGTGGACCGTGGCGCGCGTGAGGACAGCCGATGACCGACGGCGGCGGGCCGTACCTGTTCGATGTCGGTGTGATTGCGCTGGCCCACACCGACGCGCCGGTCCGCGACGCCGCGCTCTCGTACGTCCACGACGCGATCGCGGGCGAAATCGACGCCGTCGTCCCCTACCCCGCGCTGTTCGGTGCCCACGCCGTGCTGACGACCTACTACGGGCGGACGAACGCCGAGGCCGCTCGACTGCTGGAGAACTTCATGGACGCGAGGCGGATCCACTGGTGTGACCGACTGCCGGAGGCGACGGTCCGCGGCGGCTTCGACCGCGTCCGGAGTGCGAACGTCGGCGGCTGGGATGGCTACTACGCACAGGTCGCCATCGAGGAGGGTGTCAACACGGTGCTGACGATCGACGACGACTTCGAGCGGTTCGACGCGTTCGAGACGCACGTCATTCTGTCGAGAGACGAGTTCCAGGAACTGAACGCGTTTCTCGGGGAGTGATCCGTCACCAATAGTTTTGTGTTTGTGTATCTATACACAAACTATGGGGACGAAAACCATCGGCATTCGGGAGGACGTATACGAGCGGTTGAAGGCTCGAAAACGAGAGGACGAGAGCTTCACGGACCTCGTGGATCGCATACTGGATGACACCACTGTCGATTGGCGTGAGGGATTCGGAACGCTCACGGAGGGAGACGCGGACGAACTCGAACGGATCGTCGAGGATAGTCGTGATCGGACAGGTGAAGGGCTGTCCGCACGCCAGCGGGAGGCTCTCGACGAACTCGCGGATGTAGAGGCAGACGATGAAACTGCTTGATACAACCTTCCTCATCCATTACTGGGCGGGACGGCAAGCGGTTGCAGAGTATCTCGAACGACACGAAGAAGAGGAGTTCGTGACGACGACACTGAACATCAAAGAAATCGCCGTCGGACGGGAGATTCAGGGGACGCTCGATCCAGTCGAGATTCAGTCACAGTTCGAGTGGACGACGATCCTCCCGTTCCAGATGGAACATGCGGTTACTGCTGGCGAGCTAGAAGCGGAATTTCACCGGGACGAAACAGTGAATCAGGACGAAATCAATTCCCTTGCCGGAGATCTACTGATTGCCGCCGTCGCCAAAGCGGAAGGCGCGACAGTCGTCACGCAAAATACGGACGACTTCGAGCGATTCGATGGAGTGGCTGTAGAGAGCTACTGAGTGTATGTCTCGTGAATCAGCGCCTGTCAGGTTACTCTTCACGCCCGATCCCGAGTGTCACGATTGCGATCACTTCTCCTTCATGTTCAAGATACGGGGCGTTCGGAAGTCCCTCCGCATTCTGCCGTGGGAGGTCCTCGTAGGCGTCCTGTGTCGCCTCGGCTTTGTCGGATGTCGCACTGACTCCGTGGATCGAAATCCCCTCGAACTCCCCGTGATCAGAACTGCGAACAGTACCGCGTTCGTACTCTACGTCCGAAAGCTTCTCGAACAGCTCGGCGAAGAGCCCGACCCCGTCGACTCTGTCGTCGTCCGATGGAACCGGATCGATCGATGACGGAACGTCTTCGATAACCCAGGCTTCGATATGCATCAGTTCCCCGGATTTTTGCTCGTCCTCAGTACTGTCTTCACGTTTATCGCCGCTAGTCGTCGAGTTGGAGTCTAGACAGCCTGCGAGGAGAGCCGGAGCACTCGCACTGAGGACCTGCCGACGGCTCGGGGGCGTCATCGGCTACCCTCCAGCGCGTATTCAGGGGTGACCATGGGTGATCGTTGATCGGATCGTCGTATATGTTTTGTGCCCGTCACGACGGTTCCACTATCCGACGTACCAGCTGACCGCTACCCAACCGATTAACTCCCTCGGCGGGCGATATACGGTCGTATGGAGTACACACAGCTCGGTTCGACCGGCACGTCAGTGTCACAGCTCTGTCTCGGTACGTGGCGCTTCGGCCGCGATACCGACGGAACCGTCGAAACGACGAAAGAGGAGGCCCACGAACTGCTCGACGCCGCCGCCGAGCGCGGGATCAACTTCATCGACACCGCGAACGTCTACGGTACGCCGAACGGGAAAAGCGAGCAGTGGATCGGCGAGTGGCTGGAGGACCAGAATCGGGACGACTTCGTCCTCGCCTCGAAGGTCTACTTCCCCTACGACGGCGACGGCGAACCGGGACCGAACGACTCGGGGCTCGGACGCAAACACATCCGAGCACAGATCGAGGGTACGCTGGATCGGCTCGGCACCGACTATCTCGACCTGTACTACATCCACCGCTTCGACGACGACACGAAGGTCGAGGAGACCCTGCGGACGCTCAACGACCTCGTGCGCGAGGGCAAGGTCCACTACATCGGCGCGTCGTCGATGGCTGCCTGGAAACTCACGAAAGCCCTCTGGAAGAGCGACGTCGAGGGACTCGAACGGTTCGACGTGACACAGCCCCTTTTCCACGCGGCCTACCGTGACGACGTGGTCGACTATCTGGACGTCTGCGCGGATCAGGAGATTGCAGTCTGTCCGTACTCGCCGCTGGCGGGCGGATTCCTGACGGGCAAGTACGAGCGCACCGAGGACGGCATCGAGGCACCCGACGACTCCCGCGGGGCGATCGACCCGAACTTCGACGACTACTACGTCTCCGATCGGGGCTGGCAGGTGCTCGACGAGATCCGGGCCGTCGCCGAGGAGGTCGACGCCACGCCCGCACAGGTATCCCTGCGCTGGCTCATGGATCAGGAGAAGTTCACCTGCGTCCCAATCGTCGGCGCGCGCACCGTCGATCAACTGGATGAAAACGTCGGCGCGGTTGACGTCTCGCTCAGTGACGATCAGCACGACCGGATCTCCGAGGCCCGCTACGACGAAGAGGGCAAGCGCTGGGGCCACCGCGACTGATTGCGGGCCTGTACTCACCGACGCCTGACCACGAGCGTCGGGCGGTTCGTCCGGTCGCTGATCCGCCCGGTGACACCACCGAGGATCCGTCGCCGGAGCGACGGCTCGGATTCACCGACGACCAGCAGGTCGTACTCCTCGGCAGTCGCTGCGATCGTTTTCGCCGCCGATCCGGAGCGTTCCTGTTTCCATCCGATCCGATCGGGATCGACGCCAAGTTCGCGGAGCTTGTCACAGGCACCGCGCAAGAGGAACTCCGCGCGCGCCTCGTCGGCATCGGAGTCGGCGACGTGGAACACGGTGACTGTTACCTGGCTGTTTTCGAGCAACCGCCCGGTGAACTCCACGAGGCGCACGATGTTCGGGTCGCCCTTGATCGGGACGAGTATGTCGTCAACAGCGTTGTCGACCTCGCCGGGCGTCACCACCGCGTCAACTCCGTACTCCTCGGCGACCCGATCGACCGTTTGCGACCGATTCCTCGTGAAGACGACGGTCGAAACGACGTCGTTCTGCCCCTCGAACTCGTCGACGATTGCGTCGGTCCGCTCGCGCGCCGCGTCGCCGAACTCGGCTTCGTACTGCTCGGTCGGGGTCTGATCAGGAACCGTCCCGTAGCCGAGGACGACCACTCGGTGGGGGCCCAGCAGATCGATAAGCGCGCCCGGTGGAGTCGTTGCTTCGTCAACCTCGACTGGGAGCAGGACCGTTGGCTGTGAGAGAGCGGTTGTCATATGTACTAACGTGTCGGCTACAGCATCAACGGCGGGGGATGACAGGGAGCTCTAGCGGCTGAGCAGCAACACCGCCGCGAGTGCCGCGGCGCAGGCGATCGTCACCGTGAGCACCCAGAACGCCGTGACGAAGCCGACCGACTCCGAGAGGACGCCGACTACGGCGGGGGCGAGCGCGCCCGACCCCATCAGGAGCGTCCGGACGATTCCCAGACTGCCACCAGCAACTGACTCGGGGAGGACCGACATCCAGTAGGCACCCCGCACCGGCCGGAAACCATGTGAGCCGAGGCCGATCACCACGACGACCGCACCCAGCACGAGCGGACGACCGGTCGGCGTCAGGACGACCAGCGCGGCGAGGGCGGCCGTCGCCAGCGTGAGGGTGGCGACGATGACCGGTAACTCGCCAACCCGGTCACTGACCGTCCCTGAAACAATCTGCACCACGCTCGCGGCGAACAGCGCGCCAAAGAGCAGTCCAGCAGTCGCGGGGGTCAGCCCCGCCTCGCTGGTGAGATACAGCGGCAGAAAGGCAACGACGCCGTTGTAGGTGAACCCGAACAGCACCGTGACGAGGACAAAGGCGAGGAGACGGGGGTTCCGGAAGAGCGTGACGTATTCACGAACTGTCCCGCCTGACGCGCCAGCACTGTCCGTCCCTTCCGGATCAGAGACCCGCAACGCGAACGCGACCGTTCCGACGATCCCCGCGAGTCCAGCCACGAGAAAGACCGTCCGCCAGCTCTCGCCGAGCAGGGCTGGTCCCGCGAGGACGGCGACGACGACCGCCGGTGCGGCTACACCCGCAAGCGTCCCGATAGTGTCCATCGTCCCCAGTGCTCTCCCCGTTCTGGCGGGATACAGCCGCGAGAGCAGACGGATTGCGACCGTCTTGTGTGCGCCGGTCCCCGCGCCCATGAGGACCATCGCGCCGACGAGGACGGGGAAGGGCGAGTCGACGACCAGCGCGAGTGCGGCCAGCGCGGCGACCATACTTCCGGTCGCGATGACCCGAACCGAGCCGAATCGATCCGCGAGCGCGCCGGAGGGAAACTGCATCGCGGCGTACGTCAGCATGAACCCGGTGTACGCAACCCCGATTTCGGCGTTCGTGACACCGTAGACGCCCTGTAGCGGCTCGAATAACGGCGGGAAGGCATAGCGGACGAACTTCGCGAGAAACCAGAGCAAGGAGACCAGTACGAGCGCGTCGAACTCAGTGAGCCTCGCGGATACGGTTCGAAGCGATGGG
This genomic window from Natranaeroarchaeum aerophilus contains:
- the pyrE gene encoding orotate phosphoribosyltransferase; the protein is MANDELIAALRDADAVQYGEFELSHGGTSEYYVDKYLFETDPHCLELIAEAFAERIGDEKLAGVALGAVPLVAVTSVETGQPYVIARKQKKEYGTGNLIEGRLDDGEEVVVLEDIATTGQSAVDAVEALREAGATVDRVVVVVDRNEGGRENLAEIDVELESLVTAEELLADA
- a CDS encoding MFS transporter translates to MGRTRLFASLCGLVFLVNLARIIFAPLLDVFIAEFAIGEATAGLIVTLAWVGSASLRLPTGWLLTKVPRHHLVLVSGTILAGSSAVAATATTVPHLMLGTFLMGIASGVYFVSANPLVSELFPDRVGRVMGVHGAASQVAAVVAAPLVALTLFVNWQLSLWLIAVAAALVTVYIFVVARETELPDAGRHDSNLLASALSEWRLIGTALAIAGITVFIWQGVFNFYELYMQSKGLSRGMSSTMLTLVFAAGIPAFFVGGDLADRLPKVPYLLGIVGTFAAGLYALTAAESLWALITLTVIVGFVIHALFPAVDTYVLGTLPDETRGSAYAVFSSIWMLSQSLGSYVLGVFIEGGYTYDEVFAASAVVLGASVVVLFIVDRTGRLPG
- a CDS encoding Gfo/Idh/MocA family protein; protein product: MTLTVAGFGLGGLGQLELQLFADMDGVDVIAGADPSGEARKTFASEFDAPAYETTDELLNEHTPEIVNVASIHSVHREQVLQALDAGAHVHVEKPMTTTVEDAVALVDAAAASDQLVQVGYQRHFDPRFRELRECVESGVIGEPHFVDCHLEQDWVDYAKTWRGDPDLSGGGFLYDSGSHLLDVLLWVLDAEPVSVSATIDESGTGVDINSALSVELEREDGRVTASAALVGNGPTTPDVGDSLDIYGTDGRVSQGESGVARTEPGEEPASIPVEGETDFVSLTEAKLENLLDAIRDDTAVAVPPEHGLRAIALTEAAAMSAERGERVDVQALIENARSG
- a CDS encoding AbrB/MazE/SpoVT family DNA-binding domain-containing protein — encoded protein: MVQVDSKGRIVLPKKLRERLGIVPGTEVDIREENGKAVVEPEPEPEQVIDRMERLVGETGAESDLKPLDDVAPSARRHREAVDRGAREDSR
- a CDS encoding type II toxin-antitoxin system VapC family toxin; amino-acid sequence: MTDGGGPYLFDVGVIALAHTDAPVRDAALSYVHDAIAGEIDAVVPYPALFGAHAVLTTYYGRTNAEAARLLENFMDARRIHWCDRLPEATVRGGFDRVRSANVGGWDGYYAQVAIEEGVNTVLTIDDDFERFDAFETHVILSRDEFQELNAFLGE
- a CDS encoding antitoxin VapB family protein, translating into MGTKTIGIREDVYERLKARKREDESFTDLVDRILDDTTVDWREGFGTLTEGDADELERIVEDSRDRTGEGLSARQREALDELADVEADDETA
- a CDS encoding type II toxin-antitoxin system VapC family toxin, which codes for MKLLDTTFLIHYWAGRQAVAEYLERHEEEEFVTTTLNIKEIAVGREIQGTLDPVEIQSQFEWTTILPFQMEHAVTAGELEAEFHRDETVNQDEINSLAGDLLIAAVAKAEGATVVTQNTDDFERFDGVAVESY
- a CDS encoding aldo/keto reductase; this translates as MEYTQLGSTGTSVSQLCLGTWRFGRDTDGTVETTKEEAHELLDAAAERGINFIDTANVYGTPNGKSEQWIGEWLEDQNRDDFVLASKVYFPYDGDGEPGPNDSGLGRKHIRAQIEGTLDRLGTDYLDLYYIHRFDDDTKVEETLRTLNDLVREGKVHYIGASSMAAWKLTKALWKSDVEGLERFDVTQPLFHAAYRDDVVDYLDVCADQEIAVCPYSPLAGGFLTGKYERTEDGIEAPDDSRGAIDPNFDDYYVSDRGWQVLDEIRAVAEEVDATPAQVSLRWLMDQEKFTCVPIVGARTVDQLDENVGAVDVSLSDDQHDRISEARYDEEGKRWGHRD
- a CDS encoding universal stress protein, giving the protein MTTALSQPTVLLPVEVDEATTPPGALIDLLGPHRVVVLGYGTVPDQTPTEQYEAEFGDAARERTDAIVDEFEGQNDVVSTVVFTRNRSQTVDRVAEEYGVDAVVTPGEVDNAVDDILVPIKGDPNIVRLVEFTGRLLENSQVTVTVFHVADSDADEARAEFLLRGACDKLRELGVDPDRIGWKQERSGSAAKTIAATAEEYDLLVVGESEPSLRRRILGGVTGRISDRTNRPTLVVRRR
- a CDS encoding MFS transporter, whose amino-acid sequence is MARPSLRTVSARLTEFDALVLVSLLWFLAKFVRYAFPPLFEPLQGVYGVTNAEIGVAYTGFMLTYAAMQFPSGALADRFGSVRVIATGSMVAALAALALVVDSPFPVLVGAMVLMGAGTGAHKTVAIRLLSRLYPARTGRALGTMDTIGTLAGVAAPAVVVAVLAGPALLGESWRTVFLVAGLAGIVGTVAFALRVSDPEGTDSAGASGGTVREYVTLFRNPRLLAFVLVTVLFGFTYNGVVAFLPLYLTSEAGLTPATAGLLFGALFAASVVQIVSGTVSDRVGELPVIVATLTLATAALAALVVLTPTGRPLVLGAVVVVIGLGSHGFRPVRGAYWMSVLPESVAGGSLGIVRTLLMGSGALAPAVVGVLSESVGFVTAFWVLTVTIACAAALAAVLLLSR